In Ruminococcaceae bacterium BL-6, a genomic segment contains:
- a CDS encoding protein of unknown function (Evidence 5 : Unknown function) produces the protein MNEVNQELLNGIDKMIQDALKHANFDRTYKGVIENIPSAGIYTVNVNRKRHNLKSNLSLKIGDVVWIKYPLNNEDLMFIENIV, from the coding sequence GTGAATGAAGTAAATCAAGAATTACTTAATGGTATAGATAAAATGATTCAAGATGCTTTAAAACATGCTAATTTCGATAGGACTTATAAAGGTGTAATTGAAAATATACCATCTGCTGGAATTTATACTGTTAATGTAAATAGAAAACGACATAATTTAAAAAGTAATTTATCTTTGAAAATTGGAGATGTCGTTTGGATTAAATATCCTTTAAATAATGAAGATTTAATGTTTATAGAAAATATTGTTTAA
- a CDS encoding conserved protein of unknown function (Evidence 4 : Unknown function but conserved in other organisms) has product MPIPQIVSFQALDAIKDFEVKFSWQGDQVYGSVLEVYNNASNELVYTNEVTTFLLKNSISANILANGETYYCKLKVKFKDNTYSGYSSPVVFETHKTPILSVNINQNQLIQNANYDVNVNYTSEDNELLNTWVLKLFNNSGVLISNTDIIYATQTMNYTLTGLESGTEYKIQIVGHTVNGFDIESDVVTFQVQYTQPSTFFTVELENQPETGQIRIRSNLISIEGKCNIDPVIYIDGEKVNLTEVDSKVYFDSGFIIPKDSYEIVFLASNFTMYEPIIVLKDEKNSVSIKYMQAIFDNEVGYQAYFLLEAYSGIKNIPYRIVTSPFKLLQDKQKCYIIIKRIKNLYQIDYQIADPWEE; this is encoded by the coding sequence ATGCCTATTCCACAAATTGTTTCATTTCAGGCTTTGGATGCAATAAAAGATTTTGAGGTTAAGTTTTCTTGGCAAGGTGATCAAGTATACGGTTCAGTGTTAGAGGTATATAATAATGCCTCTAATGAACTTGTGTATACCAACGAAGTTACTACTTTCTTATTAAAGAATTCTATTTCAGCTAATATTTTGGCAAATGGTGAAACATATTATTGTAAATTAAAAGTAAAATTTAAAGATAACACCTATTCAGGATATAGTTCTCCTGTTGTATTTGAGACTCATAAAACCCCTATTTTATCTGTTAATATTAATCAAAACCAATTGATTCAAAATGCTAACTATGATGTTAATGTTAATTATACCAGCGAAGATAACGAATTGCTGAATACATGGGTACTAAAATTATTTAATAATTCTGGCGTGTTAATTTCTAATACTGATATTATTTATGCTACACAGACAATGAATTATACATTGACTGGATTAGAAAGTGGTACAGAATATAAAATACAAATCGTAGGACATACAGTTAATGGATTTGATATTGAAAGTGATGTAGTTACTTTTCAAGTACAATATACTCAACCATCTACATTTTTTACGGTAGAACTTGAAAATCAACCAGAAACTGGACAAATTAGAATCCGCTCAAATCTTATTAGTATTGAAGGAAAATGCAATATTGATCCAGTTATTTATATAGACGGTGAGAAAGTTAATTTAACAGAAGTTGATTCAAAAGTATATTTTGATTCTGGTTTTATTATACCAAAAGATTCTTATGAAATTGTATTTTTGGCAAGTAATTTTACTATGTATGAGCCTATTATTGTATTAAAAGATGAGAAAAATTCTGTTTCTATTAAGTATATGCAAGCAATTTTTGATAATGAAGTTGGATATCAAGCGTACTTTTTATTAGAAGCTTATTCTGGGATTAAAAACATTCCATATAGAATTGTTACTTCTCCATTTAAATTATTACAAGACAAACAGAAATGTTATATTATAATAAAACGTATAAAAAATTTATATCAAATAGATTATCAAATTGCAGACCCATGGGAGGAATAA
- a CDS encoding conserved protein of unknown function (Evidence 4 : Unknown function but conserved in other organisms), whose protein sequence is MFLSYNALGGIHSADSAPVNINDINYLEIKNGIFDEIMATKDTSITLPISDVWDYNTLLHAKFQNNLLAGNIDFALKNISAIVTKVRKYGEYKWINIFSNPITSETDLNFENFYKYCKANTVYQFALVPILDNGIEGNFNINSVKSEFGGIFIMESDRGFYTEMEASIPDRKRNRPHSLINVIDGKYPYVIYPSQNQYDTFTVNGYFCKLNENGKYDPDNSFGYRDELMDFLSNGKPKFIKDSWGRAYIIAVDTNGIAEQQNSYTSFVTTSFPATQIGDANNGEDLFDNGLIEEVTP, encoded by the coding sequence ATGTTTTTAAGTTACAATGCTTTAGGTGGAATACATTCTGCTGATTCTGCTCCTGTAAATATTAATGATATAAATTATTTAGAAATTAAAAATGGAATTTTTGATGAAATAATGGCAACTAAAGATACTTCTATTACGCTTCCTATTTCTGATGTATGGGATTATAATACATTATTACATGCTAAATTCCAAAATAATTTATTGGCTGGTAATATTGACTTTGCTCTAAAAAATATTTCAGCGATTGTTACAAAGGTTAGAAAGTATGGAGAATATAAATGGATAAATATTTTTTCAAATCCTATAACATCTGAAACAGATTTAAATTTTGAAAATTTTTATAAATACTGCAAAGCTAATACAGTTTATCAGTTCGCATTGGTGCCTATTTTGGATAATGGCATTGAAGGAAATTTTAATATAAATTCCGTAAAAAGTGAATTTGGTGGAATATTTATTATGGAGAGTGATAGAGGGTTCTACACTGAAATGGAGGCTAGTATTCCAGACAGAAAAAGAAATAGACCTCATTCATTAATAAATGTAATAGATGGGAAATATCCCTATGTTATTTATCCATCTCAAAATCAATACGACACTTTTACCGTTAATGGTTATTTTTGTAAATTAAACGAAAATGGGAAATATGATCCAGATAATAGTTTTGGTTATCGTGATGAATTGATGGATTTTCTTTCTAATGGTAAACCTAAGTTTATTAAAGATTCGTGGGGCAGGGCATATATTATAGCTGTTGATACTAATGGAATTGCAGAACAACAGAATAGTTATACTTCGTTTGTCACGACTTCATTTCCTGCTACACAAATTGGAGATGCAAACAATGGAGAAGATCTGTTT